In the genome of Staphylococcus durrellii, one region contains:
- a CDS encoding NAD(P)/FAD-dependent oxidoreductase yields MKNLVLLGGGYGNMRIMSHILPNALPDNYSLTLIDRMPYHSLKPEFYELAAGTKSDKEVRMNFPNSERVNIVYGEINDINLEDQIVTAGQTKVDYDELVIGLGCEDKYHNVPGAEEYTHSIQTLSKSRETFHHISELPNGAKVGIVGAGLSGIELASELRESREDLDIYLYDRGERILSRFPEKLSNYIEKWFKKNNVNVVPNSDINKVEPGRIYNCDVPEDLDLIVWTAGIQPVEIVRNLPIDISKSGRVILNQYHQVPTHTNVYVVGDCAELPHAPSAQLAEYQGDQIADVMKMHWQNKKLPEKMPEIKVQGFLGSLGDKKGFAYVMDRTVTGRLASILKSGVLWMYKYHNG; encoded by the coding sequence ATGAAGAATTTAGTTTTATTAGGCGGCGGCTACGGCAACATGCGTATTATGTCTCACATATTACCAAATGCGTTACCTGACAATTATTCACTTACATTAATCGACCGTATGCCATATCATAGTTTGAAACCTGAGTTTTACGAACTGGCTGCAGGTACAAAATCTGATAAAGAAGTACGTATGAATTTCCCGAATTCTGAACGAGTTAACATCGTTTACGGAGAAATTAATGATATTAATCTAGAAGATCAGATAGTTACAGCTGGACAAACTAAAGTTGATTATGATGAATTAGTTATCGGATTAGGTTGTGAAGATAAATATCATAATGTACCTGGTGCAGAAGAATATACACATAGTATTCAAACATTATCTAAATCTCGTGAAACTTTCCACCATATTAGTGAATTACCTAATGGCGCAAAAGTAGGTATCGTAGGGGCAGGACTAAGCGGTATTGAATTGGCGAGCGAGTTGAGAGAAAGTCGTGAAGACTTAGATATTTATCTGTATGATCGTGGTGAACGAATTTTGTCTCGTTTCCCTGAAAAATTAAGTAATTATATAGAAAAATGGTTTAAGAAAAACAATGTCAACGTTGTACCTAATTCAGATATTAACAAAGTAGAACCTGGTCGTATATATAACTGCGATGTACCAGAAGATTTAGACTTAATCGTATGGACAGCTGGTATTCAACCAGTTGAAATCGTAAGAAATCTACCAATCGACATTAGTAAAAGTGGTAGAGTTATTTTAAACCAATATCATCAAGTACCGACTCACACTAATGTTTATGTAGTAGGCGATTGTGCCGAATTGCCACATGCTCCAAGTGCTCAATTAGCTGAATATCAAGGCGATCAAATTGCTGATGTAATGAAAATGCACTGGCAAAATAAAAAATTACCTGAAAAAATGCCTGAAATAAAAGTACAAGGCTTCTTAGGTTCATTGGGTGATAAAAAAGGATTTGCTTATGTTATGGACAGAACAGTTACTGGCCGTTTAGCTTCAATCTTAAAATCTGGTGTCCTTTGGATGTATAAATATCATAATGGTTAA
- a CDS encoding M17 family metallopeptidase has product MNIRVNAEDKPVEQNLVIGVAGHLNQLGKPIIIDGVDITEDLSQLKHNHIIGSQVGKIYQTQLQINNKKHRLITVGLANLKELKPKDMAMVFGNVFQFLKAENVKVASLLFDSFETKSLPIERVAEILGQQSLRSIYEFDNYKTNKKAPYELLINLHSDDQHIIDSVEQGQSIGQAINLARDFSNMPPNILTPSYYAELLIDHFKNTEVQLDVKNEKQLQDEGFGLIHAVSKGSSHPARLITLTYNGASKDEDPIALVGKGITYDSGGYSIKSKLGMQTMKYDMCGSANVIGMIEAARLLKLKINIIGVIVASENMINGEAMKPDDVFTALSGETVEVLNTDAEGRLVLGDAVFYANQFKPKMILDFATLTGAAVAALGEDKAAVFKNNDQTSLEVILEKARDTDEMVFELPMTATEQRLIRQTDVADLVNHTNGQGKALFAATFISHFAGETPHLHFDIAGPATINKVSYNGPKGPTGYMIPTIVQWLRTL; this is encoded by the coding sequence ATGAATATTCGAGTAAACGCAGAAGACAAACCAGTTGAACAAAATCTTGTAATAGGCGTAGCAGGACATTTAAATCAACTAGGCAAACCTATTATTATAGATGGTGTTGATATTACTGAAGATTTATCACAGTTAAAACACAACCATATTATCGGAAGTCAAGTAGGTAAAATATATCAAACACAGTTACAAATAAATAATAAAAAACATAGACTTATTACGGTTGGATTAGCTAATTTAAAAGAATTAAAGCCAAAAGATATGGCAATGGTTTTTGGCAATGTATTTCAATTTCTTAAGGCTGAAAATGTTAAGGTAGCCTCATTACTGTTTGATAGTTTTGAAACTAAAAGTTTGCCAATTGAGAGAGTTGCAGAAATACTTGGACAACAGAGCCTACGTTCAATTTATGAATTTGATAATTATAAAACAAATAAAAAGGCACCTTATGAATTACTGATTAACTTACATAGTGATGATCAACACATTATAGATTCCGTAGAACAAGGGCAATCAATAGGCCAAGCGATAAACTTAGCAAGAGATTTTAGCAACATGCCACCTAATATTTTAACGCCCAGTTATTATGCAGAGTTGTTAATAGATCATTTCAAAAATACTGAAGTACAACTTGATGTAAAAAACGAGAAGCAATTACAAGACGAAGGGTTCGGTTTAATACACGCCGTAAGTAAAGGTTCTAGTCATCCTGCACGGCTGATAACGTTAACTTATAATGGTGCATCTAAAGATGAGGATCCTATCGCGTTAGTTGGTAAGGGCATAACTTACGATTCTGGCGGCTATTCTATTAAATCTAAACTAGGTATGCAGACGATGAAATATGATATGTGTGGCTCTGCAAACGTGATAGGTATGATTGAAGCAGCACGTTTACTAAAATTAAAAATTAATATTATAGGTGTAATCGTGGCTTCAGAAAATATGATTAATGGTGAAGCAATGAAACCAGATGATGTATTCACAGCATTAAGTGGTGAAACTGTTGAAGTGTTAAATACTGATGCTGAAGGTAGGCTTGTGCTAGGAGATGCAGTGTTTTATGCGAATCAATTTAAACCAAAAATGATATTAGACTTTGCAACTTTAACCGGTGCAGCAGTAGCTGCATTAGGTGAAGATAAAGCAGCAGTTTTTAAAAACAACGATCAAACGTCATTAGAAGTAATTCTTGAAAAGGCACGTGATACTGATGAAATGGTCTTTGAATTACCAATGACGGCAACAGAGCAACGATTAATTAGACAAACAGACGTAGCCGATTTAGTTAATCATACAAACGGGCAAGGTAAAGCATTATTTGCAGCAACTTTTATTAGTCACTTTGCTGGCGAAACGCCGCATTTACATTTTGATATTGCAGGCCCTGCTACGATAAACAAAGTATCATATAACGGTCCAAAAGGCCCTACAGGCTATATGATCCCAACTATTGTACAATGGTTAAGAACTTTATAA
- a CDS encoding NifU family protein produces MPTENATMFDQVAEVIERLRPFLLRDGGDCSLIDVEDGIVKLQLHGACGTCPSSTITLKAGIERALHEEVPGVIEVEQVF; encoded by the coding sequence ATGCCAACTGAGAACGCAACTATGTTTGATCAAGTAGCTGAAGTCATAGAGAGATTACGTCCATTCTTATTACGTGACGGTGGAGATTGTTCCCTAATAGACGTAGAAGATGGAATTGTGAAATTACAATTACACGGTGCATGTGGTACTTGTCCAAGTTCTACTATTACTTTAAAAGCTGGTATTGAACGTGCTTTACACGAAGAAGTACCAGGCGTTATAGAAGTAGAACAAGTATTCTAA
- a CDS encoding HesB/IscA family protein: MAVINLTEAAAYEVKDMLKQNDLSDGYLKIKVNGGGCTGLTYGMSAEESIGDNDEVYEFFGLKVLIDKDDKPVLDGTTVDFKQSLMGGGFQIDNPNAIASCGCGSSFKTAKVAGSPEDC, from the coding sequence ATGGCAGTGATAAATTTAACTGAAGCGGCTGCTTATGAAGTGAAAGACATGCTTAAACAAAATGACCTATCTGATGGTTATTTGAAAATTAAAGTTAACGGTGGTGGTTGCACAGGCTTAACTTATGGTATGTCTGCAGAAGAATCAATAGGTGACAACGATGAAGTATACGAATTTTTTGGTTTAAAAGTATTAATTGATAAAGATGATAAACCAGTCTTGGATGGAACTACAGTTGATTTCAAACAATCGCTAATGGGTGGCGGTTTCCAAATAGATAACCCAAATGCGATTGCATCTTGTGGTTGTGGTAGTTCATTTAAAACAGCTAAAGTCGCTGGTTCACCAGAAGATTGTTAA
- a CDS encoding NAD(P)/FAD-dependent oxidoreductase, with protein sequence MAQNRKKVLVLGAGYAGLQTVTKLQKQISADEAEITLINKNDYHYEATWLHEASAGTISYEDLLYPVKSVINEDKVNFVKAEVTKIDRNAKKVETDAGIFDFDILVVGLGFESETFGIKGMKDHAFQIENVLTSRNLARHIEDKFANYAASKEKDDRDLAILVGGAGFTGIEFLGELTDRIPELCNKYGVDQSKVKITCVEAAPKMLPMFSDDLVNHAVNYLENKGVEFKIATPIVACNENGFVVKVNDEEQQLEANTSVWAAGVRGSQLMEASFDGVKRGRIVNEQDLTIAGHDDIFVIGDCAAFIPAGEERPLPTTAQIAMQQGEHVAKNIKHILEGQPTQEFDYVDRGTVCSLGSNDGVGIVYGRDIIGKKAAFMKKVIDTRAVFKLGGIGLAFKKGKF encoded by the coding sequence ATGGCACAAAATCGTAAAAAAGTTCTAGTTTTAGGTGCTGGTTATGCTGGCTTACAAACTGTTACTAAATTGCAAAAACAAATTTCAGCTGATGAAGCAGAAATTACTTTAATCAATAAAAATGATTACCATTATGAAGCTACATGGTTGCATGAAGCATCAGCAGGTACGATTAGCTATGAAGATTTACTTTATCCAGTTAAAAGTGTTATTAATGAAGATAAAGTTAACTTTGTAAAAGCAGAAGTAACAAAAATAGATCGTAATGCTAAAAAAGTAGAAACTGATGCAGGTATTTTTGATTTCGATATTTTAGTAGTTGGTTTAGGTTTTGAAAGTGAAACTTTTGGTATCAAAGGTATGAAAGACCACGCTTTCCAAATCGAAAATGTATTAACTTCACGTAACTTAGCGCGCCATATTGAAGATAAATTTGCTAATTATGCTGCATCTAAAGAAAAAGATGACCGTGATTTAGCTATTTTAGTAGGTGGCGCTGGTTTCACTGGAATTGAATTCTTAGGTGAATTAACAGACCGCATACCTGAATTATGTAACAAATATGGTGTTGATCAAAGTAAAGTTAAAATAACTTGTGTTGAAGCTGCGCCAAAAATGTTACCAATGTTCTCGGATGACCTTGTTAATCATGCTGTTAATTATCTTGAAAATAAAGGTGTCGAATTCAAAATTGCTACTCCAATCGTAGCTTGTAATGAAAATGGTTTCGTTGTTAAAGTGAATGATGAAGAACAACAATTAGAAGCAAATACATCTGTATGGGCTGCTGGTGTACGTGGTAGTCAGTTAATGGAAGCATCATTCGACGGCGTTAAACGTGGTAGAATCGTTAACGAACAAGACTTAACTATTGCTGGTCATGATGACATCTTTGTAATTGGTGACTGTGCAGCATTTATTCCAGCTGGAGAAGAACGTCCATTACCAACAACAGCTCAAATCGCTATGCAACAAGGTGAACATGTTGCTAAAAATATCAAACATATTCTAGAAGGCCAACCAACACAAGAATTTGATTATGTGGATAGAGGTACTGTATGTTCATTAGGATCTAATGATGGTGTAGGTATCGTTTATGGTAGAGATATTATAGGTAAAAAAGCTGCTTTCATGAAAAAAGTCATCGATACGCGTGCTGTATTTAAATTAGGCGGTATCGGTCTTGCATTCAAAAAAGGTAAATTTTAA
- a CDS encoding YuzD family protein: MGKVSVVVYGAENVCASCVNAPTPRNTYEWIQPLLCRKYPDIQFEYTYIDIEKDNDNLSDHDQHFIEQIQEDELFYPLITMNDEYVADGYIQLKDLTHFLNKLKEQ; the protein is encoded by the coding sequence TTGGGAAAGGTGAGTGTAGTAGTATATGGTGCTGAAAATGTGTGTGCTAGTTGTGTAAACGCACCGACACCGAGAAATACATATGAGTGGATACAACCATTATTATGTAGGAAATACCCGGACATACAATTTGAATACACATATATTGATATAGAAAAAGATAATGACAACTTATCGGATCATGATCAACATTTTATTGAACAAATTCAAGAAGATGAGTTGTTTTATCCGCTTATAACGATGAATGATGAATATGTGGCTGATGGATATATACAATTGAAAGACTTAACGCATTTCTTAAATAAACTGAAAGAACAATAA
- a CDS encoding YuzB family protein encodes MNPIVEFCISNMAKGGDYVYNQLDNDPGVDVLEYGCLQNCGLCSSTLYALVNGDIVEGESPDDLLQKIYAHIEETWIF; translated from the coding sequence ATGAATCCAATAGTAGAATTCTGCATTTCGAACATGGCGAAAGGTGGAGATTATGTATATAACCAACTTGATAATGATCCTGGTGTAGATGTTCTAGAATATGGGTGTCTTCAAAACTGTGGATTATGTTCAAGTACCTTGTATGCATTAGTAAATGGTGATATCGTTGAAGGTGAATCACCAGACGATTTATTACAAAAAATATATGCTCACATAGAAGAAACTTGGATATTTTAG